In a single window of the Tautonia rosea genome:
- a CDS encoding CehA/McbA family metallohydrolase: MIVPRHCDCKILRRGISWLILLASVAVASPAVAQELRPTAVEGQPLAANVGRVLQALELLGAPLPASTAEPLGLALETRDALSIQELLDAHVLAVVSINPEERVKVARGPAPALLQQGGFTPVLVKVLNESTASRRMTISSPQSGPVTAGAAMLSMTRQDQLHLKEGEVPGGAPGRFLQVELFDDPPMTPNLSGLGVEYAVALIYSAEAGVREATLGFAIGPGTQDLGFRGEVPILFQVRPAIPVTLRIRDVDGSPTTARLTFLDRSGQVYPPQAKRVAPDLFFQRQIYRKDGDVVLLPPGRLTMISTRGPEYRELSREVILPEQGDVTLEVPLERWIDPARFGFFSGDHHIHAAGCAHYTDPTQGIVPEDVFLQVQGEGLNVGCVLTWGPCYDYQRGFFEPTVHGLSEPFTLLKYDVEVSGFGSQALGHVCLLNLRDQTYPGSENTATTGWPSWTIPVLRWAKNQGAITGYAHSASGLQIDPERASGHLMETLDADADGVLSPAEARAGLLPEDFETVDADRDGVLIPAELRVSHDRVADTLPNLAVPEMDGVGAMEIVVAAPLELCDFISAMDTPRIAEWNMWYHLLNCGFPMKVSGETDFPCMSGMRVGQGRVYVQLGAVEAIDFDAWCEGLACGRSYVSDGYAHALEFTVGGASPGAQVERDGASTLAIHAKVAFAPELPRAVAYGSLVPAGGPRLVGDTVDLHGPRLDDQFTEPGEPRIVELVVNGQVVASREVPADGEIHALEFDVPIDRSSWVALRQFPQLHTNPVEVIVSGQPIRASRQSAQWCLEALEQLWRRRGQWIAPAERDEARAAYDRARQTYQQMLQE, from the coding sequence ATGATCGTTCCGAGGCACTGTGATTGCAAGATCCTTCGCCGAGGGATCTCCTGGCTCATCTTACTCGCAAGCGTCGCGGTCGCCTCTCCCGCAGTCGCCCAGGAACTGAGGCCAACTGCGGTGGAGGGCCAGCCCCTGGCGGCGAACGTCGGCCGGGTGCTCCAGGCCCTGGAGCTGCTCGGCGCTCCGCTCCCTGCGTCGACCGCCGAGCCTCTGGGGCTCGCCCTTGAGACCCGCGACGCGCTATCGATCCAGGAATTGCTTGATGCTCACGTCCTGGCAGTAGTCTCCATCAACCCGGAGGAGCGGGTCAAGGTTGCTCGCGGACCGGCCCCGGCCCTCCTGCAGCAAGGCGGTTTCACGCCGGTCCTGGTCAAGGTCCTCAACGAGAGCACGGCCAGCCGCAGGATGACGATTTCGAGCCCGCAATCGGGTCCGGTAACGGCCGGGGCGGCCATGCTCAGCATGACCCGGCAAGACCAGCTCCACCTGAAAGAGGGGGAAGTCCCCGGTGGGGCCCCCGGCCGATTCCTTCAGGTCGAGCTGTTCGACGACCCTCCCATGACGCCGAACCTCAGCGGCCTGGGGGTCGAATACGCGGTGGCCTTGATTTACAGCGCCGAGGCCGGCGTCCGCGAGGCGACCCTCGGCTTCGCAATCGGCCCGGGCACCCAGGACCTGGGGTTCCGGGGCGAGGTCCCCATCCTCTTCCAGGTCCGCCCGGCCATCCCGGTCACCCTGCGCATCCGAGATGTCGACGGTTCTCCCACCACCGCCCGGCTGACCTTCCTCGATCGCTCGGGCCAGGTCTACCCACCTCAGGCGAAGCGCGTGGCCCCCGATCTGTTCTTCCAGCGTCAGATTTATCGCAAGGACGGCGACGTGGTCCTCCTCCCTCCGGGACGCCTGACGATGATCTCCACCCGGGGGCCGGAATACCGCGAGCTGTCTCGGGAGGTGATCCTTCCCGAGCAAGGTGACGTGACCCTTGAGGTGCCGCTCGAACGATGGATCGACCCCGCCCGATTCGGCTTCTTCAGCGGCGACCACCACATCCACGCCGCCGGCTGCGCCCATTACACCGACCCGACCCAGGGAATCGTGCCGGAGGACGTCTTTCTCCAGGTTCAAGGCGAGGGCTTGAACGTGGGATGCGTGCTCACCTGGGGGCCCTGTTACGACTATCAGCGCGGGTTCTTCGAGCCAACCGTCCACGGGCTGAGCGAGCCGTTCACGCTGCTCAAGTACGATGTCGAGGTCAGCGGGTTCGGCTCGCAGGCTCTGGGGCACGTCTGCCTCTTGAATCTCCGCGATCAGACCTACCCCGGCTCCGAAAACACCGCGACGACCGGATGGCCAAGCTGGACGATCCCCGTGCTCCGCTGGGCGAAGAACCAGGGAGCGATCACCGGCTACGCCCACTCCGCCTCCGGCCTCCAGATCGACCCCGAGCGCGCCTCCGGCCACCTGATGGAAACGCTCGACGCCGATGCCGACGGGGTGCTCTCCCCGGCGGAGGCCCGGGCAGGCCTCTTGCCGGAGGACTTCGAGACGGTCGATGCCGACCGTGATGGAGTGCTCATTCCCGCCGAGCTGCGGGTCAGCCACGACCGGGTCGCCGACACGCTGCCCAACCTTGCCGTCCCCGAGATGGATGGCGTCGGCGCGATGGAAATTGTGGTCGCGGCGCCGCTGGAACTCTGCGACTTCATCAGCGCGATGGACACCCCCCGAATCGCCGAATGGAACATGTGGTACCACCTGCTCAACTGCGGGTTCCCGATGAAGGTGAGCGGCGAAACCGATTTCCCCTGCATGAGCGGCATGCGAGTCGGCCAGGGGCGCGTGTACGTGCAACTCGGCGCCGTCGAGGCGATCGACTTCGACGCCTGGTGCGAGGGGCTGGCCTGCGGCCGTTCCTACGTCTCCGACGGATACGCCCACGCCCTGGAGTTCACCGTGGGAGGTGCCTCGCCGGGCGCTCAGGTTGAGCGGGACGGGGCCTCGACCCTGGCCATTCACGCCAAGGTCGCCTTCGCCCCCGAGCTCCCCCGGGCGGTGGCGTACGGGAGTCTGGTCCCTGCCGGCGGCCCCCGGCTCGTGGGAGACACGGTTGACCTTCATGGCCCCCGCCTCGACGACCAGTTCACCGAGCCGGGCGAGCCCCGGATCGTCGAATTAGTGGTCAACGGCCAGGTCGTTGCGTCCCGAGAGGTCCCGGCCGATGGGGAAATCCACGCGCTGGAGTTCGACGTTCCGATCGACCGCAGTAGCTGGGTCGCCCTCAGGCAATTCCCTCAGCTACACACCAATCCCGTTGAGGTGATCGTCAGCGGGCAGCCGATCCGGGCTTCACGGCAGAGTGCGCAATGGTGCCTCGAAGCGCTCGAACAACTCTGGCGTCGTCGCGGTCAATGGATTGCCCCGGCTGAGCGCGATGAGGCGCGCGCGGCCTACGATCGCGCTCGACAAACGTACCAGCAAATGCTGCAAGAATGA